One genomic segment of Microbacterium maritypicum includes these proteins:
- a CDS encoding FtsK/SpoIIIE domain-containing protein: MRVKLTLRRPAAPLTDVVVMADSTATIADVARQIATTDPARSIAAGAADVLTLSVAPPTSEQLTMLNPDLLVGDAPIGSGFLAEVVNVGPHRASTGGAGARPAAVLTVVAGPAAGQEFPLPIGHFLIGRDAANDVTIADPLVSKRHARIEVATTFVELVDLNSANGILVDGGLVQRLRVIPGQTFVLGDCEFVVHMVSDFDGSASGDPVLERGGALMFNRSPRVEERFTGQELDEPRYPRDQPSRLFPWPMLVAPILLAVTMFSITQRPASLLIAAASPMMMFGNFISQKTNIGQRLRKEAESFEEQFERLEETLYHSHPKEREVRQNEVPAVAVVFDEAMRLGPLLWTRRPEHWNFLAMRLGVCESEARTRIKRTETPEALVEYVERVDRLEERYRMIADVPILESLQSVGSIGVAGPTSLASDALRGIAVQLFGTHSPNELVTVALTEPGWANELDWLKWLPHTSSERNPFKEMPLADSASTGTALLSGLEEIVLRRSRESKSARPPYGADWDPMRYGTDVKRAAEDATFPGQTAILVIVTNDAPVDRARLTQILERGADVGVYALFVAPVVEALPAACRTFVDVSAGLGDAVVGTVRSGVDYHGVQVEGVSHAYMMMFAKRLAPVVDSSTVIEDSSDIPNSVSFLSLVGNEVAEDANAVIDRWRQNNTIIDRSGAPQSRLKKAGNLRAIIGQSQTDAMTLDLRTQGPHALVGGTTGAGKSEFLQAWVLGMAAAHSPDRVTFLFVDYKGGSAFADCVDLPHTVGLVTDLSPHLVRRALTSLRAELHHREHLFNRKKAKDLLELEKRRDPETPPALVLVIDEFAALAGEVPEFVDGVVDIAQRGRSLGIHLIMATQRPAGVIKDNLRANTNLRVALRMADESDSKDVVDDPVAATFSPSLPGRGIAKTGPGRLVPFQSAYAGGWTTDEVQVAEVKVAELRFGSIQTWEAEQAPESDSHDEDLGPNDQKRIVATLVNAARQARIPAPRRPWLDDLEGAVDMRDLPVLGDGQVLLGKMDVPERQLQEPAYFHPDKDGSLLVYGTSGSGKSTVLRTIAIAAGFDSAHSNVEVYGLDFGSGSLKSLEMLPHVGSIISGDDSERVQRVLRSLAKVLDDRGKRFSAANASSLTEYREITGKDEARILLLIDGFPQFRSEWESTTARMPFYQTFMRILGEGRPLGVHVIASADRSGSVPTAVSANVSRRVVLRLSDESGYAMLNAPKDVLDERSAPGRAIVDGRETQIATLGGTPNVAEQTKLLERLAEQLRASGAREVPEIGALPTRLSVRDLPDRLGEFPVLGVAEDTLAARDFDPVGTFVVAGPPSSGKTNALKSLITSMRRLDPSAVLFHFGGRRAQLKDYASWTRSAVTPEDAKELAKEITELIADDSLPTRVLIVVEDVPQFADSPAEREMKALFQAINRSDHLLIGDADVTQVTSGFGFIGDFKAGRKGIILKPDSFDGDAVFKVPFPKVKRTDFPEGRGIFVQAGRQVTVQLPLVEG; this comes from the coding sequence ATGAGAGTCAAGCTGACCCTGCGTCGACCTGCAGCACCTCTGACCGATGTGGTCGTGATGGCGGACTCGACCGCGACGATCGCCGATGTCGCGCGACAGATCGCCACGACCGACCCGGCGCGCAGCATCGCGGCGGGAGCGGCCGATGTGCTCACCCTCTCCGTGGCGCCGCCGACCAGCGAGCAGCTCACTATGCTCAACCCCGACCTGCTCGTGGGTGACGCCCCGATCGGCTCCGGATTCCTCGCCGAGGTGGTCAACGTCGGACCCCACCGGGCCTCGACGGGAGGCGCCGGTGCGCGTCCTGCCGCGGTGCTCACGGTCGTCGCCGGGCCCGCCGCCGGTCAGGAGTTCCCGCTGCCCATCGGGCACTTCCTGATCGGGCGAGACGCCGCCAACGATGTCACCATCGCCGATCCGCTCGTCTCCAAGCGCCACGCCAGGATCGAGGTCGCGACCACGTTCGTCGAGCTGGTCGACCTGAACTCGGCCAACGGCATCCTCGTGGACGGCGGTCTGGTCCAACGCCTCCGGGTCATTCCCGGTCAGACGTTCGTGCTCGGCGACTGCGAGTTCGTCGTGCACATGGTCAGCGACTTCGACGGTTCGGCGTCGGGCGACCCCGTGCTCGAGCGCGGGGGAGCATTGATGTTCAACCGCAGCCCCCGGGTCGAGGAACGCTTCACCGGTCAGGAGCTGGACGAACCGCGTTACCCGCGCGACCAGCCGTCGAGGCTCTTCCCCTGGCCCATGCTCGTCGCGCCGATCCTGCTGGCCGTCACGATGTTCAGCATCACGCAGCGCCCCGCGTCCCTGTTGATCGCCGCCGCATCACCGATGATGATGTTCGGCAACTTCATCTCGCAGAAGACCAACATCGGCCAGCGCCTGCGCAAGGAGGCGGAGTCGTTCGAGGAGCAGTTCGAGCGACTCGAGGAGACGCTCTACCACTCGCACCCGAAGGAGCGGGAGGTGCGGCAGAACGAGGTGCCGGCCGTCGCGGTGGTGTTCGACGAGGCGATGCGCCTCGGCCCCCTGCTGTGGACGCGCCGACCGGAGCACTGGAACTTCCTCGCCATGCGGCTCGGGGTGTGCGAGAGCGAGGCGCGCACCCGCATCAAGCGCACCGAGACTCCGGAGGCGCTCGTCGAGTACGTCGAACGTGTCGACCGTCTCGAGGAGCGGTACCGGATGATCGCCGACGTACCCATCCTGGAATCCCTGCAGAGTGTGGGGTCCATCGGTGTCGCGGGGCCGACCTCGCTCGCCAGCGATGCGCTGCGCGGCATCGCGGTCCAGCTGTTCGGAACGCACTCGCCGAACGAACTGGTCACGGTCGCCCTCACCGAGCCGGGGTGGGCGAACGAGCTCGACTGGCTCAAATGGCTGCCGCACACCTCGAGCGAGCGCAACCCGTTCAAGGAGATGCCGCTCGCGGACTCCGCCTCGACCGGCACGGCCCTGCTCAGCGGTCTCGAGGAGATCGTGCTGCGTCGCTCGCGGGAGTCGAAATCGGCGCGTCCTCCGTACGGCGCCGACTGGGATCCGATGCGCTACGGCACCGACGTCAAGCGCGCGGCCGAGGACGCCACGTTCCCCGGGCAGACCGCGATCCTGGTCATCGTGACCAATGACGCCCCCGTGGACCGGGCCCGCCTGACCCAGATCCTGGAGCGTGGTGCCGACGTCGGCGTTTACGCCCTCTTCGTCGCCCCGGTCGTCGAAGCGCTGCCCGCGGCGTGCCGCACCTTCGTGGATGTGAGCGCCGGGCTCGGCGACGCCGTGGTCGGCACCGTCCGCAGCGGCGTGGACTACCACGGAGTGCAGGTAGAGGGCGTCTCGCACGCGTACATGATGATGTTCGCGAAGCGTCTCGCTCCGGTCGTCGATTCGAGCACCGTGATCGAGGATTCCTCCGACATCCCGAACTCGGTCAGCTTCCTCTCGCTCGTGGGGAACGAGGTCGCTGAGGATGCGAACGCCGTGATCGACCGCTGGCGGCAGAACAACACCATCATCGACCGCTCCGGCGCGCCCCAGTCCCGTCTCAAGAAGGCCGGGAACCTGCGCGCCATCATCGGCCAGTCGCAGACCGATGCGATGACCCTCGATCTGCGCACGCAGGGTCCGCATGCGCTCGTCGGCGGCACGACCGGTGCCGGCAAGAGCGAGTTCCTGCAGGCGTGGGTGCTCGGCATGGCTGCCGCCCACAGCCCTGACCGTGTCACATTCCTCTTCGTCGACTACAAGGGCGGCTCCGCCTTCGCCGACTGCGTCGACCTCCCGCACACGGTGGGGCTCGTCACCGACCTCAGCCCGCACCTCGTGCGGCGTGCGCTCACCAGCCTGCGCGCGGAGCTGCATCACCGCGAGCACCTCTTCAACCGCAAGAAGGCGAAGGACCTGCTCGAGCTCGAGAAGCGCCGCGACCCGGAGACCCCGCCCGCGCTGGTGCTCGTGATCGACGAGTTCGCCGCGCTCGCCGGAGAGGTGCCGGAGTTCGTGGACGGCGTCGTCGACATCGCTCAGCGCGGTCGCTCCCTCGGCATCCACCTGATCATGGCGACGCAGCGCCCCGCCGGCGTCATCAAGGACAACCTCCGCGCGAACACCAACCTCCGCGTCGCGCTGCGTATGGCCGACGAATCCGATTCCAAGGACGTCGTCGATGATCCGGTGGCGGCGACGTTCTCGCCGTCGCTACCCGGGCGCGGTATCGCGAAGACCGGTCCCGGGCGTCTCGTGCCCTTCCAGTCCGCCTACGCGGGCGGGTGGACGACCGATGAGGTGCAGGTAGCCGAGGTCAAGGTCGCCGAGCTCCGGTTCGGCTCGATCCAGACCTGGGAGGCCGAGCAGGCTCCGGAGTCCGACTCCCACGACGAAGACCTCGGACCCAACGACCAGAAGCGCATCGTGGCGACGCTCGTGAACGCGGCGCGACAGGCGCGCATCCCGGCGCCCCGACGCCCGTGGCTCGACGATCTGGAGGGCGCCGTCGACATGCGCGACCTCCCCGTGCTCGGCGACGGACAGGTGCTGCTCGGCAAGATGGATGTCCCGGAGCGTCAGCTGCAGGAGCCGGCCTACTTCCATCCCGACAAGGACGGGTCGCTGCTCGTCTACGGCACGAGTGGATCGGGCAAGTCGACCGTGCTGCGCACGATCGCGATCGCCGCCGGGTTCGACTCCGCGCATTCGAACGTCGAGGTGTACGGCCTCGACTTCGGTTCCGGCTCGCTCAAGAGCCTGGAGATGCTGCCGCATGTCGGGTCGATCATCTCGGGCGACGATTCCGAGCGTGTGCAGCGCGTTCTCCGCTCGCTCGCCAAGGTGCTCGATGACCGTGGAAAGCGCTTCAGCGCCGCCAATGCCTCCAGCCTGACCGAGTACCGCGAGATCACCGGTAAGGACGAGGCGCGCATCCTGCTCCTGATCGACGGTTTCCCGCAGTTCCGCAGCGAGTGGGAGTCCACCACCGCGCGCATGCCGTTCTATCAGACGTTCATGCGCATCCTCGGGGAGGGGCGCCCGCTGGGCGTGCACGTGATCGCGAGCGCCGACCGTTCGGGCTCCGTGCCCACCGCGGTCAGCGCCAACGTGTCGCGGCGCGTGGTCCTGCGGCTCTCCGACGAATCCGGGTACGCGATGCTCAACGCCCCCAAGGACGTGCTGGACGAGCGTTCGGCGCCTGGTCGTGCCATCGTCGATGGTCGGGAGACCCAGATCGCCACTCTCGGCGGCACCCCGAACGTCGCCGAGCAGACCAAGCTGCTGGAACGGCTCGCGGAGCAGCTGCGCGCGTCGGGTGCGAGGGAGGTGCCGGAGATCGGCGCCCTGCCCACTCGTCTGTCGGTGCGCGACCTTCCCGATCGTCTGGGTGAGTTCCCGGTGCTCGGCGTCGCGGAGGACACCCTGGCCGCGCGCGACTTCGACCCGGTCGGCACGTTCGTCGTGGCCGGGCCGCCGTCGTCGGGCAAGACCAACGCCCTGAAGTCGCTCATCACCTCGATGCGGCGGCTCGACCCCTCCGCCGTGCTGTTCCACTTCGGCGGCCGCCGTGCTCAGCTCAAGGACTACGCGAGCTGGACACGCAGCGCGGTGACGCCGGAGGATGCGAAGGAGCTCGCCAAGGAGATCACCGAGCTGATCGCCGACGACTCGCTCCCGACCAGAGTGCTCATCGTGGTCGAAGATGTGCCCCAGTTCGCCGACAGTCCCGCCGAGCGCGAGATGAAGGCCCTCTTCCAGGCGATCAACCGCAGTGACCACCTGCTCATCGGCGACGCCGACGTCACGCAGGTCACGAGCGGCTTCGGGTTCATCGGCGACTTCAAGGCCGGGCGCAAGGGCATCATCCTCAAGCCCGATTCCTTCGACGGCGACGCGGTGTTCAAGGTGCCGTTCCCGAAGGTCAAGCGCACCGACTTCCCCGAGGGGCGAGGCATCTTCGTGCAGGCCGGCCGCCAGGTCACCGTGCAGCTGCCGCTCGTCGAGGGGTAG
- a CDS encoding WXG100 family type VII secretion target, which produces MADFGASYAEMEQVASSLSQARDDIQGQLDTLKGQVDTLLGDDFKTQHASGKFGEGYTELTTGLKTAVDGINDMSESLLGMMRAIQDLDQQLAGS; this is translated from the coding sequence ATGGCCGATTTCGGTGCGTCTTATGCAGAGATGGAGCAGGTGGCGTCGTCGCTGTCGCAGGCTCGTGATGACATTCAGGGTCAGTTGGACACGTTGAAGGGTCAGGTCGACACGCTTCTGGGTGACGACTTCAAGACGCAGCACGCGTCGGGCAAGTTCGGTGAGGGGTACACGGAGCTGACGACGGGTCTGAAGACCGCGGTCGACGGTATCAACGACATGTCCGAGTCGCTGCTGGGCATGATGCGGGCGATCCAGGACCTGGATCAGCAGCTCGCCGGCAGCTGA
- a CDS encoding RDD family protein encodes MIWEIDDHAPEVEGLDAHGRPDPAYAESLGLRAAGRGARVLAAVIEWTVAVLIALPAIIALTPVLAQAVAGQFDPEKFFARGDLVWLIVAAAVSQGLMIAYVVVQLVLHGRKGVTLGKAICGIRSVNVRTLERPGFWRGAVVRYLVAYASFIVPLIGPVLVIMLSPLFDIERRGRGWLDLAAATWFVDVRGGLNPYDQKRMRIARKRVKTPEHEEKAPLPSLATPVHRDAPAEYVPSARLSGGVIGAHRAASGPAVEPAQAPAPGALVSSTPPSLATGAPGPASFAPAPAPAPASDPAPAYVAPPAASPMPPVPAAGPVAATPAPDDAPAAPVVAPVGVRAILVLDTGERIEVRGTTLFGRSPSAAPGEGEALLVPVVDDTRSVSKTHIAVMPARRGVFVVDRASTNGSAVVRGGAETALPAGHPAELKTGDTVRFGDRSLHVEWV; translated from the coding sequence GTGATCTGGGAGATCGACGACCACGCACCGGAGGTCGAAGGACTCGACGCGCACGGGCGCCCCGATCCCGCGTACGCGGAGTCGCTGGGCCTGCGGGCAGCAGGGCGCGGGGCGCGCGTGCTCGCCGCGGTGATCGAGTGGACGGTGGCCGTGCTCATCGCGCTCCCGGCCATCATCGCGCTCACCCCGGTTCTCGCCCAGGCGGTGGCCGGGCAGTTCGACCCCGAGAAGTTCTTCGCCCGCGGTGACCTGGTGTGGCTCATCGTCGCGGCGGCCGTCTCGCAAGGCCTGATGATCGCCTACGTCGTGGTCCAGCTCGTGCTGCACGGCCGCAAAGGTGTGACGCTCGGCAAGGCGATCTGCGGGATCCGCTCCGTGAACGTGCGCACCCTCGAACGCCCCGGCTTCTGGCGCGGCGCCGTGGTCCGCTACCTCGTCGCCTACGCCTCGTTCATCGTGCCGCTCATCGGCCCGGTGCTGGTGATCATGCTCTCCCCGCTCTTCGACATCGAGCGGCGAGGACGCGGGTGGCTCGACCTCGCCGCGGCGACCTGGTTCGTCGACGTGCGCGGCGGGCTGAACCCCTACGACCAGAAGCGCATGCGCATCGCGCGCAAGCGCGTGAAGACGCCCGAACACGAGGAGAAGGCCCCGCTGCCGTCACTGGCGACGCCGGTGCATCGCGATGCACCGGCCGAGTACGTCCCCAGTGCGCGTCTCTCCGGCGGTGTCATCGGTGCGCACCGCGCCGCGTCGGGGCCGGCGGTCGAGCCGGCGCAGGCTCCTGCTCCGGGGGCCTTGGTCTCGTCGACGCCGCCGTCGCTGGCGACGGGAGCCCCGGGTCCGGCATCGTTCGCTCCGGCTCCGGCTCCTGCTCCGGCATCGGACCCGGCCCCGGCGTACGTGGCGCCTCCGGCGGCTTCGCCGATGCCGCCCGTTCCAGCGGCTGGGCCTGTTGCGGCGACGCCGGCACCGGACGACGCCCCGGCAGCGCCCGTCGTCGCTCCCGTGGGCGTCCGCGCGATTCTGGTGCTCGACACCGGGGAGCGCATCGAGGTGCGCGGGACGACGCTGTTCGGGCGGTCCCCGAGCGCGGCTCCCGGCGAGGGCGAGGCGCTCCTGGTGCCGGTGGTCGACGACACGCGATCGGTGTCCAAGACGCACATCGCGGTGATGCCCGCTCGACGGGGCGTCTTCGTCGTCGACCGCGCGTCGACCAACGGCAGTGCGGTCGTGCGGGGCGGCGCCGAGACCGCTCTGCCGGCCGGCCACCCCGCCGAGCTGAAGACCGGGGACACGGTCCGCTTCGGCGACAGGTCCCTCCACGTGGAGTGGGTATGA